The Prochlorococcus sp. MIT 0603 DNA window AGCGCGTCTACCAATTCCGCCAGATGGGCCAATGGATCTTGGGAATTGGGATCCCTGATCTTTGGTTATTATAGCTGCTAATAAGCCATTCATTAAGTCTTTTAGGACTAATTGTTCAGCGTATTGATGAATCGATTTGTTTAATTCAAGTTTAATTGAATCTTTTTAATTAGTTCGCCTAATAGCTCTTTACGGGTCTCTTCTTTCAAGATATCTAGATGTTCGCAGGTGTTTTTCAGAATCATGAAAACCTATAATTCTACCCATGATTTTTCTCACAATGAATTGAATGATTCATGAAAAGACAATTTTCTTTGAATCCTCAAATATGAATATAGGTCTTGGGCACAATATTCATTAACTAATAAAAGAAATTAATTTTGTTATCGACTAATTATATGAATGGACTCTGCTCAAGAATATAGACAAAATAAGGATAAGGATTACGGATCTTTCTTTTAGAAGCCATGTTTTCAGTCATTATTGGAAATCTTTCTATTTTGTTAGGTCTCTTGATTTTGGTATTGCCAGTTTTAATTACTGAATTAAGTCGGCCTCGAGATTCAATTTGGGGTGCATTAACAATGGTTTTGGGCTTGATATTAATTACAAGCAAAGAAAGGTTTAATGGATCTCCTATGCTTGCGGTCTTATTTGGTGCGTTAATTATTGCTAGGCTTTTGATAGAGATCTCACAGTTTAGATGGCAACAGCTTACTGTCGAGGAAAAGAATAACTTAAGAACTTTTCTGCGTTGGAAAAATAGTTTGAATCAGACCTTGTCTGCCTTTTCCAAATTAGGGTCGATTTTTATTGATATAGTCATGCTTTTCAAGCCAAAGCCAAAGCCAAGTCAAATCGGCAAGAAATGGGTTCGCCCAGAAATAAATAATTCAGATAAGACTCTTGAATCAGAGCAGCTTTCTTCTCTTGAGGCTAATATTAAAGATGAGAGTTTAGTAGTGCCAGATAAGGATCCAACCTTAACTTCTAAGAATATTCCTTCTGATGTTTCATAATATTTTCTAATTAGTTTTCATTGTGAATAACGAAAAACCTAAGGACAGCGAAAATAGTCCTTCATACAAAGAATCTCTAAATCTTTTGAAGACAAATTTTGGCATGCGAGCCAATGCAACTTTGCGTGAGCCAGAACTCCAAAAATTCTGGTTTGATAATGGGATTGATTTTGAACTTGGCTTGAAAAATAAGGGCACCAATTTCACTTTGCATGATGGCCCCCCATATGCAAATGGAACTCTCCACATGGGTCATGCTTTAAACAAGATTTTGAAGGATATTATTAATAAATATCAGATTTTGAGAGGAAGGAAAGTTCGTTTTATCCCTGGATGGGATTGCCATGGTTTGCCTATTGAATTAAAGGTACTGCAAAAATTAAAGAGGAAGGAGCGTGAGGAGTTAACCCCTATTCAATTGCGCAAGAAGGCAGCAGAATATGCGTCAGAACAAATTTCAAGTCAAAAAGAGGGCTTTCGAAGATGGGGAATTTGGGGTGATTGGGGTAACCCTTATTTAACACTGCAAAAGACATATGAAGCAGCCCAGATTAAATTATTTGGTGAAATGGCTTTGAAAGGATATATCTATAGGGGCCTTAAGCCAGTTCATTGGAGCCCAAGCTCTAGAACTGCTTTAGCAGAAGCCGAATTAGAATATCCTGAAGGCCATACAAGTCCAAGTGTATATGTTGCGTTCCCTGTAGTTAAAATCTCTGAGCCGTTGTATAAATCACTTGCTAGTCAAGGATTAAATTTACCTCTTGACCAAGCTGAATTAAGCCAAAAAGTAAAAGTTGCAATTTGGACAACTACTCCTTGGACATTACCAGCAAATGCAGCTGTAGCTGTTAATCAAAATATTGAATATGTACTTGCTCAAGATTCTACTGATCAATTATTGATTCTTGCTTCGGATCTTTTGCAAGATATAAGCGAAGAGATTGGCTCTTCTTTAGAGAAAATTGCAAGTGTTAAAGGTGCAATGTTTGAGGGTTGCTTTTATAAGAATCCTCTACTTGAAAAAATCAGTCCTTTTGTTATAGGTGGAAGTTATATAACAACCCAGTCTGGAACAGGAATTGTTCATACAGCACCTGGACATGGCCTTGATGATTTCAATACCGGGATCAAATATGATTTACCTGTCATTTGCCCTGTCAATTCAAAAGGTATTTTCACTGCAGAAGCAGGGAAATATGAAGGCCTGAATGTTTTGAAAGATGCTAATGATGAGATTATTAAGGATTTGAAAATCTCAGGATTATTATTAAAAGAAAGACCATATGTTCATAAATATCCATATGACTGGAGGACAAAGAAACCAACCATTTTTCGTGCAACAGAACAGTGGTTTGCGTCTGTTGAGGGTTTTCGCAAGCAAGCTTTAAATTCAATTGAGGAAGTGGAATGGTTGCCAGCTTCAGGTGAGAAGCGTATTAAAGCTATGGTGAATGATAGAGGAGACTGGTGTATTTCCAGGCAAAGAACGTGGGGCGTTCCTATTCCAGTTTTTTATTCAAAGGATGGTGATGATGTGCTTTTGAATAAAAGTACTATTGACCATATAGAACAATTGATTAAGAAACATGGTGCAGATATTTGGTGGGAATTAGATGTCTCGAAATTGTTGCCAAGTCACTATTCAGAACAATCTGACCAATGGATCAAAGGCACAGACACTATGGATGTTTGGTTTGACTCTGGTTCGAGTTGGTCTGCAGTCACCTTTAAACATGAGGATTTGAATTATCCTGCTGATCTTTATTTAGAAGGTACAGATCAACATAGAGGTTGGTTTCAATCTTCATTGCTTACTTCTGTAGCCGTAACCAGTCAAGCTCCATATAAAAAAGTTCTCACTCATGGCTTTGCTTTAGATGAAAATGGACGAAAGATGAGTAAGTCATTAGGTAATATTGTTGATCCTTTGGTGATCATTAATGGAGGAAATAACAAGAAGTTAGACCCTCCATTTGGAGCAGATGTCTTAAGGCTTTGGGTTAGTTCTGTGGATTACTCTGTGGATGTACCTATTGGCTCAAATATATTGAGACAATTGTCTGATGTTTATAGAAAAGTAAGAAATACTGCAAGATATTTATTAGGTAACCTTCATGATTTTGACCCTTCTAAATATTCTTTAGATGTTCATGATTTATCGATTTTAGATCGTTGGATGCTGAATAGAACTGCAGAGGTGTTTGATGAAATTACAAACGCATTTGAAAGTTATGATTTCATAAAATTTTTTCAATTACTACAAACTTTTTGTGTTGTTGACCTATCTAATTTCTATTTAGATATTGCCAAAGATAGGTTGTACGTAAGTGCACCTTCTGATTCAAGACGTAGATCTTGTCAATATGTTTTATCTTTGATTATTGAGAAATTAGCTGGAATTATTGCTCCAGTTTTATGTCATATGGCAGAAGATATATGGCAAAACATACCCTATTCATTAGAAGAAAAGTCTGTTTTTCAAAGAGGATGGCCAAACCTACCAGATGCTTGGAGAGATAACTCATTAAATGAACCAATAAATCATATTAGAGAACTAAGAGCTTCTGTTAATCGTGGATTGGAGGATTGTAGAAATAAGCAAGAAATAGGATCTTCTCTTGAATCTTCTGTTCGAATTGTTCCTAAGAGCGATACTCTGAAAGAAACATTGAGCTTTATTCAAGAAAATGGGGATTTAGAAGTTGATAATATCCATGATTTGTTACTTGTATCTAAAGTTCAAATTGGAGGAGAGCCATGGGCTGAAGTCCTTTTCTGTAAAGAAGAAGAAATGGCTATTATTGAAATATCTAAGTCTAGAGGATCTAAATGTGCGAGGTGCTGGCATTATGAAAGTGATATTGGTAAGCATGCTAATCATCCATTGTTATGTAGTAGATGTGTTGAAACTCTCAATAGAATAATTTAAATAATTTTAAAATCCCCCTGCTATTCTTCCTTGCTTCGGCAGTCTTATAATTGCCCATTGAATTATTCCTACTAAGTAAATAATTAATGCTAAGTAACCTATAAATGCTGATAATGCCTCTGTCCAGCTTGCACCAAATAAGAAATTAAATATGCTTTTTATTAATAGATTTAATCCTGACGGAGCTTCTCTCCAGTATGTGCAATTATTTCCACTTACTTCATTCATGCAACTTAGACTTCTAAATGAAAGTGCTATAAAAAAACAACTAAAAAAACTAATAGACCATCGCCAGGCTTTTAGAAGAAAAGGTAATGCTTTCTTCGTAGGAAGCTCGTTGATTTCTTCATTGAGATCTATCCAAAACCATATCGAAAAGATGATTAACCATGGTGATATAAAAGAAGTTAAATAGCCAATAGGTCTATTGCCAGTTAATAACAACATGCTTATTATCATTAGGCTAGCAATTTTCCAGTAAATAGATAAAAGTCTGGTAATAGAGGACTCTTTTTTCCAAAAAGACCAAAGCCAAAGGACTAATGGGAGTCCAAATGCAAATGTTGCTCCTAGCCTGTAGTTGAGCCAAACCAGTGAGTGGTATGAGATTTCTGCCACAGAAAAAAAACTTTCTACTTAACTATTATCAACCTACAATGCCTTAGAGAAAGCTTCAGCTAAAAAACTATCAAAAACTATTAGATCGTGCGTCAACATGTAAACCCTTTGAGCCGTTTTTTTCAGCTTAATCATGACCTACCATCACTTGACGAATTATTCCATGATTCTAATTTACCTATTCATTTAGATATTGGTTGTGCAAGAGGCAGGTTTTTATTAAAAATGGCTGGGTCTTTTAGCAAATGGAACTTTTTAGGAATTGAGATTCGCGAACCACTTGTAATAGCAGCTGAAAAAGAGAGGGTTCAATCAGGCTTGAACAATCTTCGATTTTTATTTTGCAATGCTAATGTGAGTTTAGAAAAATTATTTTTGAATTTACGAAGGTCCAAAGTAAAAAGAGTTTCTATTCAATTCCCAGACCCTTGGTTTAAAAAAAGGCATAAGAAAAGAAGACTTATGCAACCTTCTTTATTATTTTTATTGGCTGCAAATTTAGATCCAGGTGCTGAACTATTTATACAGACAGATGTTCTGAGCCTTATGGATGAAATTATTTATTTAATTGATATGAGCAACTGCTTTAATACAATTTCCAACTTAGATGAATCACTAAATTCTTATAGTCCCTATTGCTTTGTTACAGAAAGAGAGGAATATTGTATTCAGAAAGGTTTACCCATATATCGCAAGCTTTATGTAAGGAATTCAAATGATGTAACAATAGATTCATGAGCTCATCTTTTGAGATTAGATGAATTTAATTTAACTCTTCTTGAGCTAATTTAGATATTTTACTTGCCCAAGACTCTATTAAGAACTTATCCATTGATTCAATCATTACTCTCAGTAAAGGCTCTGTCCCACTTTTCCTTACTAAAACCCTACCTTCATTGCCTATGTCAGATTGAACATCCGCAATTAATGTACTAAGTTTTTCAGATCCGTATATATTATCTTCTGAACTATCACTCCCTAAAGGTATATTAATTAATCTTTGTGGGTATGGAGTGAAGCTCTGATCTAACAAGTCGGAAAGTTGCATGCCTTTGCATTTGCAAATTTTGGATAGTTGTATGGCAGTTAAAAGACCATCTCCAGATAAATCATTAAGCCTAGATAAAATATGCCCTGATTGTTCACCTCCTAAATCTGCTTTGCTATCAATCATTGCTTGATGAACATGGGTATCACCTACTGGAGTCCTTTGGAGTATGCCCCCTCGCTTTTGCCAATCTTTTTCAAAACCTAAGTTAGACATTACAGTTGCAATTAATCTTTGATTTTTAAGCTTCTTCTTGTCTTGTAAGTCCGAGCCCCATAAAAAAAGAATGTTATCTCCATCTACTACGCGACCTTTCCGGTCAACTGCAATCATTCGATCTGCATCACCATCAAAAGCAAAACCCATTTCAGAATTGCTTTCGATTACAGCTTTTATAAGTTGATTGAGGTGAGTCGAGCCACAATTGACATTTATTTTCCCCCCATCTGGCTTTGCATTTATGCAGGTCACTTTAGATCCTAAAGTTTTAAAAATCTTTTCTCCACAAGCTGTTGCAGATCCCCAGCAAAGATCTAGAACAATGGGTATCTTTCCAAAATTTTCTAAGCCAATTGTTTTCAAAAGACTTTCCTCGTAATCTTTTAAGATTTCGTGCCGATTGATTACATCTCCCTTCCTTCCTGAGTTGATTACTTTCTCTTTTTGTAGTCCTGCATCAATAATTCTTTGCTTTTCAGTCGAAATCTTTTTTGCATTAGCATCAAAAATTTTTATTCCATTATCTTCTGGAGGATTATGGCTAGCTGAGATCATTAGCCCTCCTGATAAATTGTATTTTTTAATTAAAAGTGGAACTGCAGGTGTTGGGCAAAGTCCTAATAGCCATACTTCTCTACCTTGAGACGTTAAGCTATCAGCTAATCCATTTGAAATTCTTGAGCTGCTTGATCTTGAGTCTTGTCCTATAAGAATCGGACCTTGGTTTGAAAGGATCTTGTTACACCAAAATCCAATTTTGTAAATAAGTTGATTTGTAAAAAGTCTTTTAGCATTTCCACGAATTCCATCAGTACCAAAGAAAATTATATCTTTATGCTTGTTTCTTCCACCCGCATGATGCATTGCATTGGTGGACATTTGAGAAAAGAAAGATTCCAAACTACTGAAAGATTAGCTCATATTGAAACATTTCACACACAAGTGATTTTTAAGATGGCAAACTAACAATAGAAATGTTTTTGTTGTGCAAAATTCCAAATTAGTGGAATTAGGAAAATGGCAAAGAGTTTTTTTGCTAATTATTTCTATTTTCATAGCCTTAGCTCTGTTGTTTATAAGGAATGGCTTTCAACAAGAGAATCCATTAGAATTACTTGCTAGAAATTCACTTAAGCCAGAGATTGCTTTGAATAATAACCGTCCTACTATAATAGAATTCTATGCTGATTGGTGTGAAGCATGTCAAGAAATGGGTCCTTCTATACTTAGTTTAAAAGAGAGATATGATAATTCTATTGATTTTGTGCTATTAAATGTTGATAATGACAAGTGGTTAGATCTTATCGATACATACAATGTTAATGGAATACCTAAATTAGAGTTGTTTAATGATCTTGGCCATTTGAAAGGAGAATCAATAGGTTTAAAAGATTTTAATCAGCTTGATCAAATTGCACTTTCTTTATTAAATCAAAGAGAACTGCCACAAATAAATGGAGTAGAATATATTGATACTAATAAAGTTCTATTTTCGAATTTAAATGAAAATATTCCTACGAGAAATATATCCCCTCGCAGTCATGGTTAACTTATCTCCAATTAAGAGCATGGGCGACTGAGGGGAATTGCTTGGAAAATATTATTTTGCAATTATTTGCTATCTCTAGATGCTCTTGTTGAGTGCCATGTCCAGATCTTAAGTTTATATAATGTATCCATGATCTACATGAACCTGTCATGTAGATCCTTGTAGGAGTTGCCAATGGAAGGATGAATCGCGCACATTCTTTTGCTATTCCATTTTCAAGCATTTCTTGATAAAGAATTAAGGTGTTTTTAAATTGATTTTCTATTCTCTCTTTAAAGGCGTCCGCAACATTTTCATCTAAATCAGATATTGAATTCTGCCTGTTTTTTGTATCTTGTCTTCTTAAATCAGGTATAGGGATTGCGCCTAGTTGAGAACTGTCAGCATATCTTTGAGAAAACTCTTGGAAGGTGAATGATCGATGTCTAAGAATTTGAGCTGCAATCCCTCTATTAGTTTCTATCTGGAGGGTCATATATGCTTGTTCAAATACACTCCAATGTTCATGGGTTATGCAATATTTAATTAATTTCTCAAAATCTTCGTTGCTTTGATTTTTAGGATTACTAACCCTGGCAATGTATGCCATGGTTTTTTCAGCATCTGGAGTAGCTGTGACCAGATGTACATTATTCATAGTTAAATTTTGGCAAGAGTAACCTTCTCAGGTTGATTTTGATATTTACCTTCTCTATCGCTATAAGTTGTTTCACAAGGATCACCTTCGAAAAAAAGCAATTGGCAAATCCCTTCATTTGCATATATACGGCAGTCTGCCCCAGAGCTATTGCTGAATTCGAGTGTTAGATGACCTTCCCAACTTGCTTCAGCAGGTGTTGTGTTCACAATAATTCCTAGTCTTGCGTATGTGCTTTTCCCAAGGCAAATAACAGTGATATTAGCTGGAACTTTCATTTTCTCTAGGGCAACGCCTAAACCGTATGAATGAGCTGGAAGGATGAAGTATTCACCATCTTCATCTTTTTCAAGGGGAGTTGATTCTAAATTTTTAGGATTAAATTTTTTGGGATTCATTATTGTTCCAGGCACGTGTCGAAATATAAGAAATTCTTTTGAAGAAAGACGTAGGTCATAACCGTAAGAGGAACAACCAAAACTGAGTACAGGTCGTTCCTTAGAATTAGGCTCTAGATGTCTAACAAGATTTGCTTGAAAAGGTTCAAGCATTCCCACTTGTGATTGTTCGATAATCCAGCGATCATTTTTCAACATTATTTAGAGCACCTCAATTGGGTTACTTGGTCAGCTACTTCAAAAACTTTAGTGGGTATAGATGGTCCTGTAATAATTACATCAATAGAATCATGACGATTTTCTAGTGTAGTTATCAAATCTTCTTCAGAAATAAAGCCAAAATCAATTGCCAGGCCTATCTCATCTAAAACGAGCTTATCTAAAGTATTATTAATCAAGTTGTCTTTACATATTTCCCAAATATCACCCACAACCTTTTTAGTGCTTAGAAAATCTTCTGTATTCGCATTATTAGAATTCTCACTTTTACTTATGCAGCCATAAAAATCAGGTCTTAGCCATTCTAAGTTTCCGCAAAGGCTTGTTGAATTTTCTGGTCCTTGAGATACGCCACCTTTTAAGAACTGCGCTATCAAAACCTTGCTACCTAATCCTGCAGAACGAAGTGCTTCGCTAAGAACTACTGAGAAACTTCCTCTATAAGGTGCGGTATAGACCTGTAATTGCCCTTGTGAAGAAATAATTTGAAGCTTTGCTTTGCCTTTGGATGCACTGACTGGCCTTAACCCGTATGGATAATCGGTAGAATATTCACTTTTTAGCCTTGGACTTGCTGTCATGAAATGCTTAAAATCATTCTTTTAGAAGGATTTTTTAAATGTAGCGGAGGTGTAAACCTTCACAAGTATTTTGACACTATCTATAGCGTTTATCTGATGATAAATTGATATTTTTTCTAATTTCATAACCTTTCCTTTACCTCTTTGAAAACTGGAAACGTCTTTATACTCTTGTTTAAGTTGAAAACGGTTGTTTTTGCTACATGTAATTTTATCCGCACTTCTTATCGTCCTTTGAATTGGTTAGAGAAGATGGCAGCTAATGCTAGCTCGATCAGTCGTTATTCCAACCAGCCAGTTGGGATGCAATCGCAAAATCAGCTGAATGGAAGCACCAAAGCTACAATGACCCTTCTTGATGTTATTAGAGGTTTAGATGGAGCGTCTAATGAAGCTGTAGAGAGATCTAAGACAATATTCTTTCCTGGCGATCCTGCAGAAAGAGTTTATTTGATCAGAAGAGGAGCTGTACGTCTTACAAGGGTTTATGAGTCTGGTGAGGAAATCACTGTTGCATTGTTACGAGAAAATAGTCTATTTGGCGTTCTTTCACTTTTGACAGGCCATAGATCTGACCGTTTTTATCATGCTGTTGCTTTTACTAAGGTTGAAATGAGTTCTGCTCCTGCTGGTTCAGTAAGAAATGCTATAGAAAATGATAGTGGTGTTGGGTTGCTTCTTCTTCAAGGCTTGTCTAGTAGGGTTTTGCAAACAGAGACTATGATCGAGACTTTGACACATCGCGATATGTCTTCTCGTCTGGTAAGTTTCCTCCTAGTGCTTTGCAGGGATTTTGGAGTGCCGAGTGATAAAGGAATTACGATTGATTTAAAACTATCTCATCAGTCAATTGCTGAAGCTATTGGATCTACTAGGGTTACTATTACAAGATTGCTTGGAGATCTAAGGAACCTTGGTTTATTGCAGATTGATAGAAAGAAAATAACTGTTTTTGACCCAATTGCTTTAGCTAAACGTTTTAATTAAAATTGTTTCCCCTAAGCTATTAAACTTATTCTAATTACTTAATAAATATTTTTGAAGTGGCAGGTTGGATACTTATTTTTGCTTTGTTGATTCTTGGGGGAGTGCTCTCAACACTTGGTGACATGCTCGGCAGCCGTATTGGTAAGGCAAGATTGAGTGTTTTTAAATTGCGCCCTCGTCGAACAGCTGTTCTGATAACAATTCTTACTGGGAGTTTGATAAGTGCACTTTCATTGAGTTTAATGCTTTTGGTGAGTCGGGAATTAAGAATAGGCCTGTTTGAATTGGATGATATTCAGGCTCGATTGAAAGAGAGTAGACAGGCTTTACTTCCTTTAAAAATGCAAAGAGAAGCACTTGAAGTGAAAATCAAGAAAGCTGAGAAAGAACTTGTAAAACTTGGAAAAGATTTATTTGCGTTTCGTCAAGGGGAAGTGGTCATAAATAGTGGGCAATCTTTAGGAACTTTCTCAGTGAAATTTGATAATAAATCAGATGTTAAAGAGGAAATAGAAAATATACTAAGAAAAGCAAATTTTAATGCTTTTATTAGAGTTAGTCCTGGTAAAAGTCCTGTAAGGAGAATTGTTTTAGTAAGGCGTGACCATATTGCTAGCTTGGAAGAAAAGGTTTCTGATAATAAGGATTGGGTGATAAATATTCGCTCTGCTAGTAATGTACTTTTAGGAGAGAGTTTTGTTTATGCTTTCCCAGAGGCACTGCCTAATAAGAACATTGTTGTAAAGGGTGAAGTAATAGCAAGCCTTAACTTAAGAAATAATTCTATATCTAAAACATTACTTCAAAAACAAATAAAAATATTGTTGGCATCAACTTTAGCAGAAGTAAAGAGAAGAGGATCCCTTGTCTCGGAAATACAAGTAGATTCTAACTCTGTTAAAAATCTCTTAGAAAAAATAGATTCTAATAAAGATAGTATTCTAAAATTAGATGCTATTTCTACGAATAAAAGTGATACTGCAGAAAAGGTTTCTGTAACTCTTAGAGCAACTAAAACAATACTTTAACTATAGATGACAAATGTTATTGCAATAGACCCTGGCCATAAGAAATGTGGATTATTATTAGCTGAAATAAATGGCCTTAATGTTATAGACGGTAAAACAGTAGAAAAATCTTCTGTA harbors:
- the ileS gene encoding isoleucine--tRNA ligase, whose translation is MNNEKPKDSENSPSYKESLNLLKTNFGMRANATLREPELQKFWFDNGIDFELGLKNKGTNFTLHDGPPYANGTLHMGHALNKILKDIINKYQILRGRKVRFIPGWDCHGLPIELKVLQKLKRKEREELTPIQLRKKAAEYASEQISSQKEGFRRWGIWGDWGNPYLTLQKTYEAAQIKLFGEMALKGYIYRGLKPVHWSPSSRTALAEAELEYPEGHTSPSVYVAFPVVKISEPLYKSLASQGLNLPLDQAELSQKVKVAIWTTTPWTLPANAAVAVNQNIEYVLAQDSTDQLLILASDLLQDISEEIGSSLEKIASVKGAMFEGCFYKNPLLEKISPFVIGGSYITTQSGTGIVHTAPGHGLDDFNTGIKYDLPVICPVNSKGIFTAEAGKYEGLNVLKDANDEIIKDLKISGLLLKERPYVHKYPYDWRTKKPTIFRATEQWFASVEGFRKQALNSIEEVEWLPASGEKRIKAMVNDRGDWCISRQRTWGVPIPVFYSKDGDDVLLNKSTIDHIEQLIKKHGADIWWELDVSKLLPSHYSEQSDQWIKGTDTMDVWFDSGSSWSAVTFKHEDLNYPADLYLEGTDQHRGWFQSSLLTSVAVTSQAPYKKVLTHGFALDENGRKMSKSLGNIVDPLVIINGGNNKKLDPPFGADVLRLWVSSVDYSVDVPIGSNILRQLSDVYRKVRNTARYLLGNLHDFDPSKYSLDVHDLSILDRWMLNRTAEVFDEITNAFESYDFIKFFQLLQTFCVVDLSNFYLDIAKDRLYVSAPSDSRRRSCQYVLSLIIEKLAGIIAPVLCHMAEDIWQNIPYSLEEKSVFQRGWPNLPDAWRDNSLNEPINHIRELRASVNRGLEDCRNKQEIGSSLESSVRIVPKSDTLKETLSFIQENGDLEVDNIHDLLLVSKVQIGGEPWAEVLFCKEEEMAIIEISKSRGSKCARCWHYESDIGKHANHPLLCSRCVETLNRII
- a CDS encoding DUF3177 family protein, giving the protein MAEISYHSLVWLNYRLGATFAFGLPLVLWLWSFWKKESSITRLLSIYWKIASLMIISMLLLTGNRPIGYLTSFISPWLIIFSIWFWIDLNEEINELPTKKALPFLLKAWRWSISFFSCFFIALSFRSLSCMNEVSGNNCTYWREAPSGLNLLIKSIFNFLFGASWTEALSAFIGYLALIIYLVGIIQWAIIRLPKQGRIAGGF
- the trmB gene encoding tRNA (guanosine(46)-N7)-methyltransferase TrmB is translated as MRQHVNPLSRFFQLNHDLPSLDELFHDSNLPIHLDIGCARGRFLLKMAGSFSKWNFLGIEIREPLVIAAEKERVQSGLNNLRFLFCNANVSLEKLFLNLRRSKVKRVSIQFPDPWFKKRHKKRRLMQPSLLFLLAANLDPGAELFIQTDVLSLMDEIIYLIDMSNCFNTISNLDESLNSYSPYCFVTEREEYCIQKGLPIYRKLYVRNSNDVTIDS
- the glmM gene encoding phosphoglucosamine mutase; this encodes MHHAGGRNKHKDIIFFGTDGIRGNAKRLFTNQLIYKIGFWCNKILSNQGPILIGQDSRSSSSRISNGLADSLTSQGREVWLLGLCPTPAVPLLIKKYNLSGGLMISASHNPPEDNGIKIFDANAKKISTEKQRIIDAGLQKEKVINSGRKGDVINRHEILKDYEESLLKTIGLENFGKIPIVLDLCWGSATACGEKIFKTLGSKVTCINAKPDGGKINVNCGSTHLNQLIKAVIESNSEMGFAFDGDADRMIAVDRKGRVVDGDNILFLWGSDLQDKKKLKNQRLIATVMSNLGFEKDWQKRGGILQRTPVGDTHVHQAMIDSKADLGGEQSGHILSRLNDLSGDGLLTAIQLSKICKCKGMQLSDLLDQSFTPYPQRLINIPLGSDSSEDNIYGSEKLSTLIADVQSDIGNEGRVLVRKSGTEPLLRVMIESMDKFLIESWASKISKLAQEELN
- a CDS encoding thioredoxin domain-containing protein, translated to MQNSKLVELGKWQRVFLLIISIFIALALLFIRNGFQQENPLELLARNSLKPEIALNNNRPTIIEFYADWCEACQEMGPSILSLKERYDNSIDFVLLNVDNDKWLDLIDTYNVNGIPKLELFNDLGHLKGESIGLKDFNQLDQIALSLLNQRELPQINGVEYIDTNKVLFSNLNENIPTRNISPRSHG
- the thyX gene encoding FAD-dependent thymidylate synthase; translation: MNNVHLVTATPDAEKTMAYIARVSNPKNQSNEDFEKLIKYCITHEHWSVFEQAYMTLQIETNRGIAAQILRHRSFTFQEFSQRYADSSQLGAIPIPDLRRQDTKNRQNSISDLDENVADAFKERIENQFKNTLILYQEMLENGIAKECARFILPLATPTRIYMTGSCRSWIHYINLRSGHGTQQEHLEIANNCKIIFSKQFPSVAHALNWR
- the dcd gene encoding dCTP deaminase, translated to MLKNDRWIIEQSQVGMLEPFQANLVRHLEPNSKERPVLSFGCSSYGYDLRLSSKEFLIFRHVPGTIMNPKKFNPKNLESTPLEKDEDGEYFILPAHSYGLGVALEKMKVPANITVICLGKSTYARLGIIVNTTPAEASWEGHLTLEFSNSSGADCRIYANEGICQLLFFEGDPCETTYSDREGKYQNQPEKVTLAKI
- a CDS encoding cob(I)yrinic acid a,c-diamide adenosyltransferase, whose translation is MTASPRLKSEYSTDYPYGLRPVSASKGKAKLQIISSQGQLQVYTAPYRGSFSVVLSEALRSAGLGSKVLIAQFLKGGVSQGPENSTSLCGNLEWLRPDFYGCISKSENSNNANTEDFLSTKKVVGDIWEICKDNLINNTLDKLVLDEIGLAIDFGFISEEDLITTLENRHDSIDVIITGPSIPTKVFEVADQVTQLRCSK
- the ntcA gene encoding global nitrogen regulator NtcA, which translates into the protein MQSQNQLNGSTKATMTLLDVIRGLDGASNEAVERSKTIFFPGDPAERVYLIRRGAVRLTRVYESGEEITVALLRENSLFGVLSLLTGHRSDRFYHAVAFTKVEMSSAPAGSVRNAIENDSGVGLLLLQGLSSRVLQTETMIETLTHRDMSSRLVSFLLVLCRDFGVPSDKGITIDLKLSHQSIAEAIGSTRVTITRLLGDLRNLGLLQIDRKKITVFDPIALAKRFN
- a CDS encoding DUF3084 domain-containing protein, with the protein product MAGWILIFALLILGGVLSTLGDMLGSRIGKARLSVFKLRPRRTAVLITILTGSLISALSLSLMLLVSRELRIGLFELDDIQARLKESRQALLPLKMQREALEVKIKKAEKELVKLGKDLFAFRQGEVVINSGQSLGTFSVKFDNKSDVKEEIENILRKANFNAFIRVSPGKSPVRRIVLVRRDHIASLEEKVSDNKDWVINIRSASNVLLGESFVYAFPEALPNKNIVVKGEVIASLNLRNNSISKTLLQKQIKILLASTLAEVKRRGSLVSEIQVDSNSVKNLLEKIDSNKDSILKLDAISTNKSDTAEKVSVTLRATKTIL